The Lates calcarifer isolate ASB-BC8 linkage group LG6, TLL_Latcal_v3, whole genome shotgun sequence genome includes a region encoding these proteins:
- the LOC108882554 gene encoding WAS/WASL-interacting protein family member 3 isoform X1 has protein sequence MSRERLPLIGSSGNKTADKPQHFSPALQHSSQANHQKRSRQQTNSSSHPHPGPSSILVSDTTMAPWGGLALSESSFTSIPPPPPPRPPPPPPPPPPAPQPTPSTPYRGGQTEDEEASSSSFYSEVPSPSLAVLQDSAGVGGRGLRARRKVLPQRRMPRPPRLPPLRQVTNLSFSRSFTFSFFELPLYQSPRCRAERIRNLMLLLRQIHY, from the exons ATGTCACGAGAACGGCTGCCTCTCATTGGTTCATCAGGGAATAAAACAGCAG acaAGCCACAGCACTTCTCCCCAGCTCTCCAGCATTCCAGTCAGGCCAATCACCAAAAACGCAGCCGGCAGCAGACAAAttcttcctctcatcctcaTCCAGGGCCTTCTTCCATCCTCGTCTCAGATACCACCATGGCGCCCTGGGGAGGCTTGGCTCTATCTGAGTCCTCCTTTACCTCAatccccccaccacctcctccacgtccccctccacctccacctccacccccgcCTGCTCCTCAGCCCACGCCATCCACCCCTTATCGTGGGGGACAGACGGAAGATGAAGAAGCTTCAAGTTCAAGTTTTTATTCTGAGGTTCCATCTCCATCTCTGGCAGTTCTTCAGGACAGCGCAG gtgtaGGAGGTCGAGGGTTGCGGGCAAGGCGAAAGGTGTTGCCCCAACGCCGCATGCCTCGTCCTCCCCGCCTCCCACCGCTGCGTCAAGTCACCAATCTCAGCTTCTCGCGGAGCTTCACTTTTTCCTTCTTCGAGCTGCCGTTGTACCAGTCACCTCGCTGTCGGGCTGAGCGCATCAGAAACCTCATGCTGCTTTTGAGACAGATACACTACTGA
- the wdr6 gene encoding WD repeat-containing protein 6 — protein sequence MKVINLQEMETAALVAPATALEFLQDAFLLTGEGPVLSVYSLQPRPKACASLSVLQHFRIHGIRPRNWAAVPAQISVTGAYGKKEHGLSSATEHNFYDLAVFGGKAVRLVRLHVDFQDGDHLQLEILGPLMELQDWALDVRWLSGDKHSLLCVAVAHNTALLLDVSTGTALVQRSCLEGCLLYSALLLVHESWADAVLVGGTVFNQLVLWRPGGGEEGGGSDSGCKAPVERRLLGHSGVIFSISYLQEKGWLASASDDRSVRVWGVGVLGGPGGKCGDLNPPCLRVLYGHQARVFSVCLSPRKVFSAGEDGACLVWDWVGGGTVVRTLKGHRAGGVRALAVSEGTGDEERWVATGGADGGVRLWRLKKSEERKENMEETVTEKLTNLKFPGHSMPKVVCIAGEEDENATWGQSKFVVCTDQGIVYQYSNGQWEIVWEGTPDFQSYCVMETVSIRVKDSTGKVHLCAVGNLSGSIQVFPISHPQSGILLTGGSGKIHSLIWQEGAGGMCLLASGAEGLVYRWCIEVKLNENCSLALSVNPLPPFLLPPCAKRWLTATVYLHSRSQEALWVCGDRRGSLLLFQEGGELQDLMTGTKQSEDEVNGSEGDGKSGLMEQRENKEVQDLKLQPLSCLFGVHGKQGVTSVYEYQGLLYSTGRDGCVRVFRVKPTPPEKLEENRKHCTGKIVENKEKLQLEVLRVQRACKGMEWLERVLILEPEIPEEEEVREECQNHCKTEQSFRGEEVKTENKAREVRFVIAGFHAAHFVVWDPVRQERLLAVPCGGGHRSWFLWPSHKGVWPGYGALVFIKQGAVLASQPPGEEPGWAGRSGGMGGWGLREGVHGRGIGCVCRLGRIEGFRNDIQTTGNMTETERGEVKTEECNWEVVATGGEDTSLTILAVHPSSGNIKVLSVITDHISSVRTVTAVTHPEGETGNQAQSLSSLLISAGGRAQMQCYRLMIGWDRERLVPSCQVIQVASHRLDEQWERKRNRHKTVKMDPETRYMSIVVVDERIDSVLLAVACSDGAVRLFSVSEVKRQIDLLSETFYHQRCVLSVATCTLEDGKGNRYKLLFSAATDGKIAVWDLTEAASSTDTSTAPIPCLNIPAHQSGINSLAVWAEKLEQREGGCLVTVASGGDDGQLTVSTIRVQYPEDGKTGGSRGFSQISEPLISSQAPNQLQLQLHAHSHIPLAHAAPLTALKLLTPGLMVSTSSDQRVCLWTVRSTDISHRRTLCSHVADTAGLSVWEEGDEKGNTRFKSEQEIAIWRGKGTQTGLETEDKTAEGEAGGRLYKEPDDEAEGGEPVGAVSETGDPVCKTSDEKGGEARAQADRETDSVGKTESEVSTEAGLKDCCESRKKREKTGWVLVCGQGLQLLRVRNTEIDAEMWTEERIEREKGEVNHRVKVILQEKLT from the exons ATGAAAGTTATTAACCTGCAAGAGATGGAGACAGCAGCGCTGGTGGCTCCAGCCACAGCTTTGGAGTTCCTTCAGGATGCATTTCTCCTGACAG GTGAGGGACCAGTCTTGTCAGTCTACAGTCTCCAGCCTCGCCCTAAAGCCTGTGCTTCACTGAGTGTGCTTCAACACTTCAGGATCCATGGGATAAGACCCAGAAATTGGGCTGCCGTCCCAGCACAGATTTCTGTCACAGGAGCCTACGGGAAGAAGGAGCATG GACTGAGCTCAGCCACAGAGCACAACTTCTATGACCTTGCAGTGTTTGGAGGCAAGGCTGTGAGGCTGGTGAGGCTCCATGTGGATTTCCAGGATGGGGACCATCTGCAGTTGGAGATCTTGGGCCCCCTAATGGAGTTACAGGATTGGGCCCTGGATGTCCGCTGGCTTTCTGGAGACAAACACTCACTCCTCTGTGTGGCTGTAGCCCACAATACTGCTCTTCTCCTAGATGTCAGTACAGGAACTGCCCTGGTTCAGCGCTCCTGTCTGGAGGGGTGTCTACTGTACTCTGCCCTCCTCCTAGTACATGAATCTTGGGCAGATGCTGTCTTAGTAGGAGGGACTGTTTTCAACCAGCTGGTTCTCTGgaggcctggaggaggagaggaaggaggagggagtgacTCTGGATGTAAAGCTCCAGTTGAGAGACGTCTGCTGGGTCACAGTGGGGTCATCTTCAGCATCTCATACCTCCAGGAGAAAGGATGGCTGGCTTCAGCCTCCGATGACCGCAGTGTAAGGGTGTGGGGTGTTGGTGTTTTAGGGGGCCCTGGAGGGAAATGTGGGGACTTGAACCCGCCTTGTTTAAGGGTCCTATATGGACACCAGGCTAGGGTGTTCTCAGTGTGTCTCTCCCCCAGGAAGGTGTTCAGTGCAGGGGAGGACGGGGCCTGTTTAGTCTGGGACTGGGTTGGAGGAGGGACAGTGGTTCGGACATTGAAGGGACACCGAGCCGGAGGGGTACGTGCGCTGGCAGTCAGTGAGGGAacaggagatgaggagagatgGGTGGCTACCGGGGGGGCAGATGGAGGGGTGAGGTTGTGGAGGTTGAAGAAGAgtgaagaaaggaaggagaatATGGAggaaacagtgacagagaagcTAACCAATCTGAAATTCCCTGGTCACAGCATGCCGAAAGTGGTTTGTATAGCaggagaagaggatgaaaaTGCAACTTGGGGACAGAGTAAGTTTGTGGTTTGCACTGACCAAGGAATAGTGTATCAATACAGCAATGGACAGTGGGAGATTGTTTGGGAAGGGACTCCTGATTTTCAGTCCTACTGTGTGATGGAAACAGTATCCATCCGTGTGAAAGACTCAACAGGCAAAGTTCATTTGTGTGCTGTGGGAAACCTCAGCGGGTCCATTCAGGTCTTCCCTATTTCTCATCCTCAATCTGGGATTCTTCTCACAGGTGGATCAGGAAAGATCCATAGTCTTATCTGGCAAGAGGGGGCAGGGGGCATGTGTTTGCTAGCATCAGGTGCTGAAGGACTCGTCTATCGCTGGTGTATAGAggtaaaattaaatgaaaactgttcCTTAGCTCTCAGTGTaaatcctcttcctcctttcctccttcccCCCTGCGCCAAACGCTGGCTGACGGCTACAGTGTACCTCCACTCCAGGTCACAGGAGGCGCTCTGGGTTTGCGGGGACAGGAGAGGCTCCCTGCTTTTGTTTCAAGAAGGAGGAGAGCTTCAAGATTTGATGACAGGCACGAAACAAAGTGAAGATGAGGTAAATGGAAGTGAAGGAGATGGAAAAAGCGGTTtaatggagcagagagagaataaagaagTGCAGGACCTGAAGCTGCAGCCGCTGAGCTGCCTGTTCGGCGTGCATGGAAAACAAGGTGTAACTTCAGTGTATGAATATCAGGGACTCCTCTACAGCACTGGCAGGGATGGCTGTGTGAGAGTTTTTAGAGTGAAGCCAACTCCACCAGAAAAActagaagaaaacagaaaacactgtactGGAAAGATTGTAGAGAACAAGGAAAAGCTTCAGCTGGAGGTTCTGCGAGTTCAGCGTGCCTGTAAGGGTATGGAGTGGCTGGAGAGAGTGTTGATTCTTGAACCTGAAAtcccagaggaagaggaggtcagagaggaATGTCAGAACCACTGTAAGACAGAGCAGAGCTTTAGAGGAGAAGAagtaaagactgaaaacaaagcaaGAGAAGTCAGGTTCGTCATCGCTGGCTTCCACGCCGCCCACTTTGTGGTATGGGATCCGGTGAGGCAGGAGAGGCTGTTAGCGGTGCCTTGTGGTGGGGGGCATCGCTCTTGGTTCCTCTGGCCATCCCACAAAGGGGTTTGGCCTGGATACGGAGCTCTGGTCTTCATCAAGCAAGGGGCCGTCCTGGCTTCGCAACCTCCTGGAGAGGAACCAGGCTGGGCTGGGAGGTCAGGAGGGATGGGAGGATGGGGCCTGAGAGAGGGCGTCCACGGGAGGGGGATTGGTTGTGTATGCAGGCTGGGGAGGATCGAGGGATTTAGGAATGACATTCAAACAACTGGAAATATGACTGAAACTGAGAGAGGGGAAGTGAAAACAGAGGAATGCAACTGGGAAGTGGTGGCGACGGGAGGAGAGGACACCAGCTTAACCATCCTGGCTGTACATCCCAGCTCAGGCAACATCAAAGTCCTCTCAGTCATTACTGACCACATCTCAAGCGTACGGACGGTGACAGCGGTAACGCATCCAGAGGGAGAGACCGGTAACCAAGCacagtctctctcctccctgctcatCTCAGCTGGCGGCCGGGCTCAAATGCAGTGTTACCGGCTGATGATCGGCTGGGACAGGGAGAGACTGGTTCCCTCCTGCCAGGTGATCCAGGTGGCCAGTCACCGATTGGACGAACAGTGGGAGAGGAAGCGAAACCGACACAAGACGGTGAAAATGGACCCTGAAACAAG GTACATGTCCATAGTGGTGGTGGATGAAAGGATAGACTCTGTTCTTCTGGCTGTGGCCTGCAGTGATGGAGCTGTCAG ATTGTTCTCGGTCAGTGAAGTTAAACGTCAGATTGATTTGCTGTCGGAGACGTTTTACCATCAGCGCTGTGTGCTGAGTGTCGCCACCTGCACCTTGGAGGATGGAAAAGGCAACAG gTATAAGCTGCTGTTCAGTGCTGCAACAGATGGGAAAATTGCAGTGTGGGATTTGACAGAGGCGGCGTCTTCAACCGATACCTCCACTGCACCAATCCCCTGCCTCAACATCCCCGCCCACCAGAGCGGCATCAACTCATTGGCTGTTTGGGCAGAGAAACTGGAACAACGAGAGGGCGGTTGCCTGGTAACTGTTGCTAGCGGAGGGGATGATGGGCAGCTGACAGTGTCCACAATTAGGGTGCAGTACCCGGAAGACGGGAAGACTGGGGGCAGCAGAGGGTTTTCTCAGATTTCTGAGCCACTGATTTCTTCACAAGCCCCAAACCAGCTTCAGCTCCAACTCCATGCACACTCCCACATCCCACTGGCCCATGCTGCCCCTCTGACTGCCCTGAAGCTCCTGACCCCAGGCCTCATGGTCTCCACCTCTTCAGATCAGAGGGTTTGCCTCTGGACGGTCCGCAGTACCGATATCAGCCACAGAAGGACGCTGTGCTCCCACGTTGCAGATACTGCAGGACTCTCAgtgtgggaggagggggatgaAAAGGGGAACACAAGATTTAAGTCTGAGCAGGAGATTGCAATTTGGAGAGGAAAAGGGACTCAGACAGGATTAGAGACAGAGGACAAGACCGCAGAGGGTGAGGCAGGTGGGAGGCTCTATAAGGAACCAGATGATGAGGCCGAGGGTGGAGAGCCTGTTGGAGCAGTGAGCGAGACAGGTGACCCAGTTTGTAAAACCAGCGATGAGAAAGGAGGTGAGGCGAGAGCTCAAGCtgacagagagactgacagCGTGGGTAAGACGGAGAGTGAGGTGAGCACTGAGGCAGGTTTGAAAGATTGTTGTGAgagcaggaaaaagagagagaagacaggatgGGTGCTGGTCTGTGGTCAGGGCCTCCAGCTGCTCCGAGTCAGAAATACAGAGATCGATGCAGAGATGTGGACAGAGGAAaggatagaaagagagaagggagaggtgAATCACAGAGTTAAGGTGATTTTACAAGAGAAGTTGACATAA
- the LOC108882554 gene encoding formin-like protein 2 isoform X2: MSRERLPLIGSSGNKTAGPSSILVSDTTMAPWGGLALSESSFTSIPPPPPPRPPPPPPPPPPAPQPTPSTPYRGGQTEDEEASSSSFYSEVPSPSLAVLQDSAGVGGRGLRARRKVLPQRRMPRPPRLPPLRQVTNLSFSRSFTFSFFELPLYQSPRCRAERIRNLMLLLRQIHY; this comes from the exons ATGTCACGAGAACGGCTGCCTCTCATTGGTTCATCAGGGAATAAAACAGCAG GGCCTTCTTCCATCCTCGTCTCAGATACCACCATGGCGCCCTGGGGAGGCTTGGCTCTATCTGAGTCCTCCTTTACCTCAatccccccaccacctcctccacgtccccctccacctccacctccacccccgcCTGCTCCTCAGCCCACGCCATCCACCCCTTATCGTGGGGGACAGACGGAAGATGAAGAAGCTTCAAGTTCAAGTTTTTATTCTGAGGTTCCATCTCCATCTCTGGCAGTTCTTCAGGACAGCGCAG gtgtaGGAGGTCGAGGGTTGCGGGCAAGGCGAAAGGTGTTGCCCCAACGCCGCATGCCTCGTCCTCCCCGCCTCCCACCGCTGCGTCAAGTCACCAATCTCAGCTTCTCGCGGAGCTTCACTTTTTCCTTCTTCGAGCTGCCGTTGTACCAGTCACCTCGCTGTCGGGCTGAGCGCATCAGAAACCTCATGCTGCTTTTGAGACAGATACACTACTGA
- the LOC108882553 gene encoding uncharacterized protein LOC108882553 isoform X3: MGEAALTSHAGGAGHKAAVRKLVEAGNVMMINAAGQTNGSVNRSEDTKEQMAICLQRDALDRITGSDWSDLQHSPTTNSTSHNAELQDVTFPSAFFTAPGTSRLISQRLHPSGSDTEDAGRRSVQHDSIDLSRLEHQQRTEALEQQQQMKILEWENRMKVLAWEQELVREKRRAVRQKEKAFRMKKAYYKAKLKRMGEDVPPSSSSSSDDEEKTADRTG, translated from the exons ATGGGCGAGGCTGCTCTCACCAGCCACGCAGGGGGAGCTGGCCACAAAGCAGCGGTCCGCAAGCTCGTGGAAG CAGGcaatgtgatgatgataaatgCTGCTGGACAGACGAACGGCAGTGTCAATCGg AGTGAGGACACCAAGGAGCAAATGGCCATCTGCCTCCAGCGTGATGCCTTGGACAGAATAACAGGCAGTGACTGGTCAGATCTGCAACACAGTCCTACTACAAACTCCACCTCCCACAATGCAGAGCTACAGGATGTGACATTTCCTTCTGCTTTCTTCACAGCACCAG GCACCTCCAGGCTCATCAGCCAGCGCCTCCACCCATCAGGCAGCGACACAGAGGACGCAGGCCGCCGCTCGGTTCAGCACGACTCCATAGACCTGTCGAGACTGGAGCACCAGCAGAGAACAGAGgctctggagcagcagcagcagatgaagatCCTGGAGTGGGAGAACAGGATGAAGGTGCTGGCGTGGGAGCAGGAGCtggtgagagagaagagaagagcagTCCGACAGAAGGAGAAGGCCTTCAGGATGAAGAAGGCGTACTACAAAGCCAAGTTAAAGAGGATGGGTGAGGACGTGCCACCGTCTTCCTCCAGCAGCAGCGATGACGAGGAGAAAACAGCTGATCGGACAGGATGA
- the LOC108882553 gene encoding uncharacterized protein LOC108882553 isoform X1: MPGKCKFQDSWLSKEIYKDWLVKDVQDIHFARCRACCKSIKLQTMGEAALTSHAGGAGHKAAVRKLVEGNVMMINAAGQTNGSVNRSEDTKEQMAICLQRDALDRITGSDWSDLQHSPTTNSTSHNAELQDVTFPSAFFTAPGTSRLISQRLHPSGSDTEDAGRRSVQHDSIDLSRLEHQQRTEALEQQQQMKILEWENRMKVLAWEQELVREKRRAVRQKEKAFRMKKAYYKAKLKRMGEDVPPSSSSSSDDEEKTADRTG, encoded by the exons ATGCCTGGAAAATGTAAATTCCAAGACTCCTGGCTTTCTAAGGAAATTTACAAGGACTGGCTGGTTAAGGATGTCCAGGACATTCACTTCGCCCGTTGTAGGGCCTGTTGTAAATCAATCAAACTCCAGACCATGGGCGAGGCTGCTCTCACCAGCCACGCAGGGGGAGCTGGCCACAAAGCAGCGGTCCGCAAGCTCGTGGAAG GcaatgtgatgatgataaatgCTGCTGGACAGACGAACGGCAGTGTCAATCGg AGTGAGGACACCAAGGAGCAAATGGCCATCTGCCTCCAGCGTGATGCCTTGGACAGAATAACAGGCAGTGACTGGTCAGATCTGCAACACAGTCCTACTACAAACTCCACCTCCCACAATGCAGAGCTACAGGATGTGACATTTCCTTCTGCTTTCTTCACAGCACCAG GCACCTCCAGGCTCATCAGCCAGCGCCTCCACCCATCAGGCAGCGACACAGAGGACGCAGGCCGCCGCTCGGTTCAGCACGACTCCATAGACCTGTCGAGACTGGAGCACCAGCAGAGAACAGAGgctctggagcagcagcagcagatgaagatCCTGGAGTGGGAGAACAGGATGAAGGTGCTGGCGTGGGAGCAGGAGCtggtgagagagaagagaagagcagTCCGACAGAAGGAGAAGGCCTTCAGGATGAAGAAGGCGTACTACAAAGCCAAGTTAAAGAGGATGGGTGAGGACGTGCCACCGTCTTCCTCCAGCAGCAGCGATGACGAGGAGAAAACAGCTGATCGGACAGGATGA
- the LOC108882553 gene encoding uncharacterized protein LOC108882553 isoform X2, whose translation MSRTFTSPVVGPVVNQSNSRPWARLLSPATQGELATKQRSASSWKSEDTKEQMAICLQRDALDRITGSDWSDLQHSPTTNSTSHNAELQDVTFPSAFFTAPGTSRLISQRLHPSGSDTEDAGRRSVQHDSIDLSRLEHQQRTEALEQQQQMKILEWENRMKVLAWEQELVREKRRAVRQKEKAFRMKKAYYKAKLKRMGEDVPPSSSSSSDDEEKTADRTG comes from the exons ATGTCCAGGACATTCACTTCGCCCGTTGTAGGGCCTGTTGTAAATCAATCAAACTCCAGACCATGGGCGAGGCTGCTCTCACCAGCCACGCAGGGGGAGCTGGCCACAAAGCAGCGGTCCGCAAGCTCGTGGAAG AGTGAGGACACCAAGGAGCAAATGGCCATCTGCCTCCAGCGTGATGCCTTGGACAGAATAACAGGCAGTGACTGGTCAGATCTGCAACACAGTCCTACTACAAACTCCACCTCCCACAATGCAGAGCTACAGGATGTGACATTTCCTTCTGCTTTCTTCACAGCACCAG GCACCTCCAGGCTCATCAGCCAGCGCCTCCACCCATCAGGCAGCGACACAGAGGACGCAGGCCGCCGCTCGGTTCAGCACGACTCCATAGACCTGTCGAGACTGGAGCACCAGCAGAGAACAGAGgctctggagcagcagcagcagatgaagatCCTGGAGTGGGAGAACAGGATGAAGGTGCTGGCGTGGGAGCAGGAGCtggtgagagagaagagaagagcagTCCGACAGAAGGAGAAGGCCTTCAGGATGAAGAAGGCGTACTACAAAGCCAAGTTAAAGAGGATGGGTGAGGACGTGCCACCGTCTTCCTCCAGCAGCAGCGATGACGAGGAGAAAACAGCTGATCGGACAGGATGA